One Actinoplanes missouriensis 431 DNA segment encodes these proteins:
- a CDS encoding carbohydrate-binding module family 20 domain-containing protein: MTRRRSRLTTALAATTLAVGLGGFGLSSIITGPDALAAPPGSKDVTAVMFEWSFASVARECTNRLGPLGYGYVQVSPPQEHIQGSQWWTSYQPVSYRIAGRLGDRNAFASMVSTCHAAGVKVVADTVINHMSAGSGTGTGGTGYSKYNYPGYYSDADFHSCRTAISDYTNRSNVQDCELVNLSDLNTGSDYVRGKIAGYMNDLASLGVDGFRIDAAKHMSASDLSGIKAKLSNTGAYWKQEVIFGAGEAVQPTEYTGTGDVQEFRYARDLKRIFLSENLAYLSNFGASWGYLPSNQAAVFVDNHDTERGGDTLSYKNGSAYTLAQVFALAWPYGAPDVNSGYEFSDHDAGPPNGGTVNACYSDGWKCQHAWRQIGNMVGFRNGVSGTAVTNWWSNGGDQIAFGRGSKGYVAINHEGNSLTRTFQTSLPAGTYCDVQHGDPVAGGGCTGTTYTVNTSGQFTATIPAGEAVALYVGATGGVTPTTGTTTNPPAGSGASFGVTATTTLGQNIFVVGNQAALGNWAPASAVALSSASYPVWKGTVTLPAGTSFEYKYLRKNADGSVTWESGGNRTATVPASGSVTLSDTWRN, translated from the coding sequence ATGACCCGTCGCCGCAGCCGTCTCACCACCGCCCTCGCCGCCACCACCCTGGCCGTCGGACTCGGCGGGTTCGGCCTCAGCTCGATCATCACCGGCCCGGACGCGCTCGCCGCGCCGCCCGGCAGCAAGGACGTCACCGCCGTGATGTTCGAGTGGTCGTTCGCCTCGGTCGCCCGTGAGTGCACCAACCGTCTCGGCCCGCTCGGATACGGATACGTCCAGGTCTCGCCCCCGCAGGAGCACATTCAGGGCAGCCAGTGGTGGACGTCGTACCAGCCGGTCTCGTACCGGATCGCCGGTCGCCTGGGTGACCGGAACGCGTTCGCCTCCATGGTCAGCACCTGTCACGCCGCGGGCGTGAAGGTCGTCGCCGACACCGTGATCAACCACATGAGCGCGGGTTCCGGAACCGGCACCGGCGGGACCGGCTACAGCAAGTACAACTACCCCGGCTACTACTCCGACGCCGACTTCCACTCCTGCCGGACCGCGATCAGCGACTACACCAACCGCTCCAACGTCCAGGACTGCGAGCTGGTCAACCTCTCCGACCTGAACACCGGCAGCGACTACGTGCGCGGCAAGATCGCCGGCTACATGAACGACCTCGCGTCGCTCGGCGTGGACGGCTTCCGGATCGACGCGGCGAAACACATGTCCGCTTCCGATCTGTCCGGCATCAAGGCGAAGCTGAGCAACACCGGCGCGTACTGGAAGCAGGAGGTCATCTTCGGGGCCGGCGAGGCGGTCCAGCCGACGGAGTACACCGGCACCGGCGACGTCCAGGAGTTCCGCTACGCCCGCGACCTCAAGCGGATCTTCCTGAGCGAGAACCTCGCCTACCTGTCGAACTTCGGCGCCTCGTGGGGCTACCTGCCGAGCAACCAGGCAGCAGTCTTCGTCGACAACCACGACACCGAGCGCGGCGGCGACACGCTGAGTTACAAGAACGGCTCCGCGTACACGCTTGCCCAGGTGTTCGCGCTCGCCTGGCCCTACGGCGCACCCGACGTCAACTCCGGTTACGAGTTCAGCGACCACGACGCGGGACCGCCGAACGGCGGCACGGTCAACGCCTGTTACAGCGACGGATGGAAATGTCAGCACGCCTGGCGGCAGATCGGCAACATGGTCGGCTTCCGCAACGGGGTCTCCGGAACGGCCGTCACCAACTGGTGGAGCAACGGCGGCGACCAGATCGCTTTCGGACGCGGCAGCAAGGGCTATGTCGCGATCAACCACGAGGGCAACTCGCTGACGCGTACCTTCCAGACCTCGCTGCCGGCCGGGACCTACTGCGACGTGCAGCACGGCGACCCGGTTGCCGGCGGCGGGTGCACCGGAACCACGTACACGGTCAACACATCGGGCCAGTTCACGGCGACGATCCCGGCCGGTGAGGCGGTGGCGCTCTACGTCGGGGCGACAGGTGGCGTCACGCCCACCACCGGCACCACCACGAATCCCCCGGCCGGCTCCGGCGCGAGCTTTGGCGTGACCGCGACGACCACTCTCGGACAGAACATCTTCGTGGTCGGCAACCAGGCCGCGCTCGGCAACTGGGCCCCGGCGAGCGCCGTCGCGCTCTCCTCGGCGTCCTACCCGGTCTGGAAGGGCACGGTCACGCTACCGGCGGGCACCAGCTTCGAGTACAAGTACCTGCGCAAGAACGCCGACGGCAGCGTCACGTGGGAGTCCGGCGGCAACCGCACGGCGACCGTCCCGGCAAGCGGTTCGGTCACCCTCAGCGACACCTGGCGCAACTGA
- a CDS encoding SMP-30/gluconolactonase/LRE family protein, which translates to MVLPAVAALLATSFIPVAAAAESPRTVCRITDDRLNEISGLVADGDGYVVVNDGADDPDGRRIFFLNKRCKVTRTVAYPSRPRDTEDLARAADGTIWVGDIGDNGNSRETIGLWRLAPGARKPALFRLSYPDGARDAEALLVSGDGTPVVITKDPVTAGVYVPAEPLRADGTTPMKRAGDVPIPVTATSNPFGFAGRLVITGAAASPDGTRVALRTYSDAFEFEVTEGDVVKALTGGSARTTALPDEPQGESIAYSADGSALLTVSEGRDVPILSYPLSTPASAPSIAPSPSPSPSVAPSAAAPSPVAASFPVGAVAAGLAMIVAGGVTGLLIARRRRS; encoded by the coding sequence ATGGTGTTACCAGCCGTGGCCGCCCTGCTCGCGACCTCGTTCATCCCCGTGGCGGCGGCCGCGGAATCACCGCGGACCGTGTGCCGCATCACCGACGACCGGCTCAACGAGATCTCCGGGCTGGTCGCTGACGGTGACGGATACGTGGTGGTCAACGACGGCGCGGACGACCCGGACGGGCGGCGCATCTTCTTCCTGAACAAGCGGTGCAAGGTGACGCGTACCGTCGCCTATCCGTCCCGGCCCCGCGACACCGAGGATCTGGCGCGCGCCGCGGACGGGACGATCTGGGTCGGGGACATCGGCGACAACGGCAACAGCCGGGAGACGATCGGGCTGTGGCGGCTCGCCCCCGGCGCGCGGAAACCGGCACTGTTCCGGCTCTCCTATCCGGACGGCGCCCGCGACGCCGAGGCGCTGCTCGTCTCCGGCGACGGCACCCCCGTGGTGATCACCAAGGACCCGGTGACGGCCGGGGTCTATGTGCCGGCGGAGCCGCTGCGGGCCGATGGGACGACGCCGATGAAGCGTGCAGGTGACGTGCCCATCCCGGTGACGGCGACGAGCAACCCGTTCGGCTTCGCCGGCCGTCTGGTGATCACGGGAGCCGCGGCCAGTCCGGATGGAACACGGGTGGCACTCCGTACGTACAGTGACGCATTTGAATTTGAAGTCACTGAGGGTGACGTGGTGAAGGCCCTGACAGGTGGCAGCGCCCGGACCACCGCCCTGCCGGACGAGCCGCAGGGCGAGTCGATCGCCTACAGCGCTGACGGATCCGCGCTGCTCACCGTCTCCGAGGGGCGGGATGTGCCGATCCTGAGCTATCCACTATCGACGCCGGCGTCGGCTCCGTCGATCGCGCCGTCACCGTCGCCGTCACCCTCGGTTGCGCCTTCAGCTGCCGCCCCCTCGCCGGTCGCCGCCAGCTTCCCCGTCGGCGCCGTTGCGGCCGGCCTCGCGATGATCGTCGCCGGCGGGGTCACGGGTCTGCTCATCGCGCGGCGGCGACGCTCGTGA
- a CDS encoding AzlD domain-containing protein → MTLWLAIVAVAAGSFAVKAAGPALLGDRELPWWSVGVIALLAPALLAGLIVVEMLGRRWADVDWVVLAALAAVVGARLAKVPLLLAVLIGVLTAAGLRALTGGS, encoded by the coding sequence GTGACGTTGTGGCTGGCGATCGTCGCGGTGGCGGCGGGGAGTTTCGCTGTGAAAGCGGCCGGGCCGGCCCTCCTCGGGGACCGGGAGCTGCCGTGGTGGAGCGTCGGCGTGATCGCGCTTCTCGCGCCCGCTCTGCTCGCCGGGCTGATCGTCGTGGAGATGCTGGGACGGCGCTGGGCCGACGTGGACTGGGTCGTCCTCGCCGCCCTCGCCGCCGTGGTCGGCGCCCGCCTGGCGAAGGTTCCGCTGCTGCTCGCCGTGCTGATCGGGGTGCTCACCGCGGCCGGCCTGCGCGCGCTGACCGGTGGATCTTAA
- a CDS encoding AzlC family ABC transporter permease — MDTARQRFVGGMRVGAGLAAAGFVLAITFGATAHDQGWSPLAAIVASVLIFSGSAQFALLAALAGGGGIGPAIGAALLINGRFLPMGLAVGPSLSGGRFRRALQGQAVVDGSWVAAHLGGGRFDRRRLFGATIVQWPAWVAGTVLGVLAAPSPGLVERLGLDVVFSAFFLVLLLDELRAEHRAHRANRSRAAAPDGGGSASSRGGPGAASGGSGAASGGPGLAHGALFAAGIGGAVAAGLLWWVPAGVALVGATAGALVGLRSRTPAARSQEGRAAASVEGGRAASVEGGARSGGDGVSPGEGRP; from the coding sequence GTGGATACCGCGCGACAGCGTTTCGTCGGAGGGATGCGGGTCGGCGCCGGCCTGGCCGCTGCGGGGTTCGTGCTGGCGATCACGTTCGGGGCCACGGCTCATGACCAGGGCTGGAGCCCACTCGCCGCGATCGTGGCCTCCGTGCTCATCTTCTCCGGTTCGGCGCAGTTCGCGCTGCTCGCGGCCCTGGCCGGCGGCGGGGGAATCGGGCCGGCGATCGGCGCGGCGCTGCTGATCAACGGGCGGTTCCTGCCGATGGGGCTCGCGGTCGGTCCGAGCCTGTCCGGCGGGCGGTTCCGGCGGGCTCTCCAGGGGCAGGCCGTCGTGGACGGCTCGTGGGTGGCCGCGCACCTGGGCGGCGGCCGGTTCGACCGCCGGCGGTTGTTCGGCGCGACGATCGTGCAGTGGCCGGCGTGGGTGGCCGGCACGGTCCTCGGGGTGCTCGCCGCGCCCTCACCCGGCCTGGTCGAGCGGCTCGGTCTGGACGTGGTGTTCTCGGCGTTCTTCCTGGTCCTGCTCCTGGACGAGCTCCGCGCCGAGCACCGGGCCCACCGAGCGAACCGAAGCCGCGCGGCGGCGCCGGACGGCGGCGGCTCGGCGTCGAGCCGCGGCGGGCCGGGAGCGGCGTCAGGCGGGTCGGGAGCGGCGTCAGGCGGGCCGGGACTTGCTCATGGGGCGCTGTTCGCGGCGGGGATCGGCGGGGCGGTGGCGGCCGGGCTGCTCTGGTGGGTGCCGGCCGGTGTCGCGCTGGTCGGCGCCACGGCGGGCGCGCTCGTCGGGCTGCGCAGCCGGACACCCGCCGCGCGCTCGCAGGAGGGCCGTGCCGCGGCGAGCGTGGAGGGCGGGCGGGCGGCGAGCGTGGAGGGCGGGGCGAGGAGTGGGGGAGATGGCGTTTCTCCGGGGGAGGGGCGGCCGTGA